Proteins encoded in a region of the Puniceibacterium sp. IMCC21224 genome:
- the glgB gene encoding 1,4-alpha-glucan branching protein GlgB, whose translation MSQEIDPKTLDLLQRVTDARCDDPFAVLGPHKVGRNRFVTTFDPGAVRMDALIDGKAHSLEPLEPLPGIFRGKVPGDKPYSLRGSSADGTTWQVEDAYRFGPVLGQIDEYLLGEGTHRSLWKCLGAHVREHEGVQGTSFAVWAPNARRVSVVGDFNLWDGRRHVMRRRGSTGVWEIFIPALGEGTVYKYEIVGAHGVMMPLKADPVGFGSQHPPANASVVRDIGGYGWSDTGWMGTRAQANSREAPISVYEVHLGSWRRKEGGRPISYVEAADELVAYVSDMGFTHIEFMPLSEYPFDGSWGYQPVGMFAPTVRHGPPHEFRDLVNAAHNAGLGVILDWVPGHFPSDEHGLGQFDGTALYEHGDPREGFHQDWNTLIYNYGRREVANYLTANALYWLDEYHVDGLRVDAVASMLYRDYSRKDGEWVPNKDGGRENYEAISMLQQMNTITYGECPGIMTIAEESTSFPKVSRPVFDGGLGFGFKWNMGWMNDTLNYISKDPIYRKHHHHQMTFGLHYAFSENFVLPISHDEVVHGKGSMLQRMPGNEWEKFANLRAYYGFMWGHPGKKLLFMGLEFAQPEEWNHDIQIDWDAAARPAHKGIQNLVRDLNRLYASVPALHVKDVDPEGFQWIEANDAEASVYAWIRRGHPGDPEVAVICNLTPAEHPAYRIGLPSEGTWREALNTDAGLYGGGDRGNMGAVTAEAVPSHGQAASATVVLPPLSTLFLIRD comes from the coding sequence ATGTCACAGGAAATAGACCCCAAGACCCTCGATCTGTTGCAACGCGTGACTGACGCGCGTTGCGATGATCCCTTCGCCGTTCTGGGCCCGCACAAGGTGGGCCGGAACCGATTTGTCACCACATTCGATCCCGGCGCCGTCCGTATGGACGCGCTGATTGACGGCAAAGCGCACTCTCTTGAACCGCTCGAACCCTTGCCGGGCATCTTCCGGGGCAAGGTGCCGGGCGACAAACCCTATTCCCTGCGCGGCAGCAGTGCCGATGGCACCACCTGGCAGGTCGAGGATGCCTACCGTTTTGGCCCGGTTCTGGGCCAGATTGATGAATATTTGCTGGGTGAAGGCACGCATCGCAGCCTCTGGAAATGCCTTGGCGCGCATGTGCGGGAACACGAGGGCGTGCAGGGCACATCCTTTGCTGTTTGGGCACCGAACGCGCGGCGCGTATCTGTTGTGGGGGATTTCAACCTCTGGGACGGGCGACGGCATGTGATGCGGCGACGCGGATCGACCGGCGTTTGGGAGATCTTTATTCCCGCACTTGGCGAAGGCACGGTCTACAAATACGAGATTGTCGGCGCCCATGGGGTGATGATGCCGCTCAAGGCCGATCCGGTTGGCTTTGGCTCGCAGCACCCACCCGCAAATGCATCGGTCGTGCGCGACATTGGCGGCTATGGCTGGTCCGACACCGGCTGGATGGGCACGCGCGCACAGGCCAACAGCCGCGAGGCGCCGATTTCGGTCTACGAGGTGCATCTGGGATCGTGGCGTCGCAAAGAGGGCGGTCGCCCGATTTCCTATGTCGAGGCGGCTGACGAGCTGGTCGCCTATGTCAGCGATATGGGCTTTACCCATATCGAATTTATGCCGCTCAGCGAATACCCCTTTGACGGGTCGTGGGGTTATCAGCCGGTTGGTATGTTCGCGCCGACGGTGCGCCACGGACCGCCGCATGAATTCCGCGATCTGGTAAATGCCGCGCACAACGCCGGGCTGGGGGTGATCCTGGACTGGGTGCCGGGGCATTTCCCGTCTGACGAACACGGTCTCGGCCAGTTCGACGGCACCGCGCTGTATGAGCATGGCGACCCGCGCGAGGGATTCCATCAGGATTGGAACACGCTGATCTACAATTACGGCCGGCGCGAGGTGGCGAATTACCTGACCGCCAACGCCTTGTATTGGCTGGATGAATACCATGTGGATGGTCTGCGGGTTGATGCAGTCGCCTCAATGCTTTACCGCGACTATTCCCGCAAGGACGGCGAATGGGTCCCAAACAAGGATGGCGGGCGCGAAAACTACGAAGCCATCTCAATGCTGCAACAGATGAACACGATCACCTACGGCGAATGTCCGGGCATCATGACAATCGCCGAAGAAAGCACATCATTCCCCAAGGTATCGCGCCCGGTTTTCGATGGCGGACTTGGCTTTGGGTTCAAATGGAACATGGGGTGGATGAACGACACGCTGAATTACATCAGCAAAGATCCGATTTACCGCAAACATCACCACCATCAGATGACGTTCGGTCTGCACTACGCCTTTAGCGAAAACTTTGTCCTGCCGATCAGCCATGACGAAGTGGTGCATGGCAAAGGCAGTATGTTGCAGCGCATGCCCGGCAATGAGTGGGAGAAATTTGCCAACCTGCGGGCCTATTACGGTTTTATGTGGGGGCATCCGGGCAAGAAGCTGCTGTTCATGGGGCTGGAATTCGCCCAGCCAGAGGAATGGAACCACGATATCCAGATTGACTGGGATGCGGCGGCACGGCCCGCGCACAAGGGTATCCAAAATCTGGTGCGCGATCTCAACAGACTTTACGCGTCGGTTCCTGCCCTACATGTCAAGGATGTGGACCCGGAAGGATTTCAGTGGATCGAGGCGAACGATGCCGAAGCATCGGTCTATGCCTGGATCCGTCGTGGCCACCCCGGCGACCCCGAGGTGGCAGTGATCTGCAACCTTACCCCAGCAGAGCATCCGGCCTATCGCATCGGCCTGCCGTCCGAGGGCACGTGGCGCGAGGCGCTGAACACCGACGCCGGGCTGTATGGTGGTGGCGACCGGGGCAACATGGGCGCAGTGACTGCTGAGGCAGTGCCAAGCCATGGACAGGCTGCCAGCGCGACAGTGGTGCTGCCCCCCCTGTCCACCCTGTTCCTGATCCGGGACTAG
- the glgC gene encoding glucose-1-phosphate adenylyltransferase has protein sequence MSRSTQRLASRSMAFVLAGGRGSRLKELTDRRVKPAVYFGGKTRIIDFALSNALNSGIRKMAVATQYKAHSLIRHCQRGWNFFRAERNEFLDILPASQRGGDEAWYRGTADAVTQNIDIVDSYDIDYALILAGDHIYKMDYEAMLRQHVESGADVTIGCLTVPRSEASAFGVMAVDASDRITSFLEKPADPPGTPDDPTVALASMGIYVFKWSFLRDLLIADAADPNSSHDFGNDLIPDIVKNGKAQAHRFTDSCVRHTPDAPAYWRDVGTVDAFWKANIDLTDFTPDLDMWDKSWPIWTHAESTPPAKFIHDEENRRGVAISSLVSGGCIISGTEIRQSLLFTQVHTNSFAALDQAVVLPYVNVARSARLTKVVIDRGVHIPEGLVVGEDPDEDGKWFRVSEGGVTLITQDMLDRRDAAL, from the coding sequence ATGTCACGGTCGACCCAGAGGCTCGCCAGCCGATCCATGGCCTTTGTCCTAGCCGGAGGGCGCGGATCGCGCCTGAAAGAGCTGACGGATCGCCGGGTGAAACCAGCCGTCTATTTTGGCGGCAAGACACGGATCATCGACTTTGCCCTGTCCAACGCCCTGAATTCAGGCATCCGCAAGATGGCGGTGGCAACCCAATACAAGGCGCACAGCCTGATCCGGCATTGCCAGCGCGGCTGGAACTTTTTTCGCGCCGAACGCAACGAATTCCTCGATATTCTGCCCGCTTCGCAGCGTGGCGGGGATGAGGCGTGGTATCGCGGTACGGCGGACGCGGTGACGCAGAACATCGACATCGTCGACAGCTATGACATTGATTACGCCCTGATCCTGGCCGGCGATCACATCTACAAGATGGATTACGAGGCGATGCTGCGCCAGCATGTCGAAAGCGGCGCGGATGTCACCATCGGCTGCCTCACCGTTCCACGATCCGAAGCGTCCGCCTTTGGCGTGATGGCGGTGGATGCCAGCGACCGCATCACCTCGTTCCTCGAAAAGCCTGCTGATCCGCCGGGCACGCCTGACGATCCCACGGTCGCGCTGGCCTCGATGGGGATCTATGTCTTTAAATGGAGTTTTCTGCGCGACCTGCTGATTGCTGATGCCGCCGATCCGAACTCGTCGCACGATTTCGGCAACGACCTGATCCCGGACATCGTTAAAAACGGCAAGGCGCAGGCGCATCGGTTTACCGACAGCTGCGTGCGCCATACGCCCGACGCCCCGGCCTACTGGCGCGACGTGGGAACGGTTGACGCCTTTTGGAAGGCGAATATCGACCTGACGGATTTCACCCCGGATCTGGATATGTGGGACAAATCCTGGCCGATCTGGACCCATGCCGAAAGCACGCCACCGGCCAAGTTTATCCATGACGAAGAAAACCGGCGCGGCGTGGCGATCTCTTCGCTGGTGTCGGGTGGCTGCATCATTTCCGGGACCGAGATCCGCCAGTCGCTGTTGTTCACGCAGGTACACACCAATTCGTTTGCGGCGCTCGATCAGGCTGTGGTGCTGCCATATGTGAATGTGGCACGTTCCGCGCGGCTGACCAAAGTGGTGATTGATCGCGGCGTACACATCCCCGAAGGGCTGGTGGTGGGCGAAGATCCGGATGAGGACGGCAAATGGTTCCGTGTTTCAGAAGGCGGCGTGACCCTGATCACTCAGGATATGCTGGATCGGAGAGACGCCGCATTATGA